A single Fusobacterium perfoetens ATCC 29250 DNA region contains:
- a CDS encoding molybdopterin-binding protein, producing the protein MKKIKTVDAVGYVLQHDITEIVPGEFKGRAFKKGHIITEEDIPKLLKLGKDNIFVFELGDTGVHENEAAIILGKLGKGNNITLGKEVKEGKINFYAETDGILKVDVDKLLELNMLGEISFATLPNNISVKKGELVAGARVIPLVINKSKMDTAQEIIKEPLLKINPYQKYKVGIITTGNEVFYGRIEDKFGKVIIDKLSEFDCEIIGQTLCPDDKEIIKSKATEFLNKGANMLIFTGGMSVDPDDLTPSSIIEMGGELISYGAPVLPGSMFLLSYLDDIPMMGLPGCVMFAKRTVFDLVLSRVMTGEKLNKKDIMLYGAGGLCQSCDVCHYPNCSFGK; encoded by the coding sequence ATGAAAAAAATTAAAACTGTAGATGCTGTTGGTTATGTTTTACAACATGATATTACTGAAATTGTTCCTGGAGAATTTAAAGGAAGAGCTTTTAAAAAAGGACATATTATTACAGAAGAAGATATTCCAAAGTTACTAAAACTTGGTAAAGATAATATATTTGTTTTTGAATTAGGTGATACAGGAGTTCATGAAAACGAAGCTGCTATTATATTAGGAAAACTTGGTAAAGGAAATAACATAACTTTAGGAAAAGAAGTTAAAGAGGGAAAAATAAATTTTTATGCTGAAACAGATGGAATCTTAAAAGTTGATGTTGATAAACTTTTAGAACTTAATATGCTTGGAGAAATATCTTTTGCTACTTTACCCAATAATATTTCTGTAAAAAAAGGTGAATTAGTAGCTGGAGCTAGAGTTATTCCTCTTGTTATTAATAAGTCAAAAATGGATACAGCCCAAGAAATTATTAAAGAACCTTTACTAAAAATAAACCCATACCAAAAATATAAAGTTGGTATTATCACTACAGGAAATGAAGTTTTTTATGGTAGAATTGAAGATAAATTTGGAAAAGTTATTATAGATAAATTAAGTGAATTTGATTGTGAAATTATAGGACAAACTCTTTGTCCTGATGACAAAGAAATTATAAAAAGTAAAGCAACAGAATTTTTAAATAAAGGAGCTAATATGCTTATTTTTACTGGTGGTATGTCTGTTGACCCTGATGACTTGACTCCATCTTCTATTATTGAAATGGGTGGAGAATTAATTTCTTATGGTGCTCCTGTCCTTCCAGGTTCTATGTTTTTACTTTCTTACTTAGATGATATTCCTATGATGGGACTTCCTGGTTGTGTAATGTTTGCCAAAAGAACTGTTTTTGATTTAGTTCTTTCAAGAGTAATGACTGGAGAAAAATTAAATAAGAAAGACATTATGTTATATGGTGCTGGTGGACTTTGTCAAAGTTGTGATGTTTGTCACTACCCTAATTGTTCTTTTGGAAAATAA
- the modB gene encoding molybdate ABC transporter permease subunit, translated as MLNNQINIILLTLKISIISTFIVAIFSIFLVWFLEKVSLKIKNIIEMFINISLFISPSVLGYILILILGKKGFIGSFLYNNFNITVMFSWWAGIITASIVSLPLMYNNVKTGISSLDPIYGEVAKQLGATDFQILKKITIPLIKRNILAGMVLSFGRAMGEFGATLMLAGNIPNKTQTISMAIYSAVESGDSQTANFFLGIILIISFLVMIVYNYLFQKERKIYEKN; from the coding sequence ATGTTGAATAATCAAATAAATATAATATTATTAACTCTAAAAATTTCTATTATTTCAACTTTTATTGTAGCTATATTTTCTATATTTTTAGTTTGGTTTCTCGAAAAAGTTAGTTTAAAAATAAAAAACATTATCGAAATGTTTATTAATATTTCTCTTTTTATATCTCCAAGTGTTTTAGGATATATCCTTATTTTAATTTTAGGAAAGAAAGGATTTATAGGTTCTTTTTTATATAATAACTTTAATATAACTGTAATGTTTTCTTGGTGGGCCGGAATAATTACTGCTTCTATAGTTTCTTTACCTCTTATGTATAATAATGTAAAAACTGGTATAAGTTCTTTAGACCCTATTTATGGAGAAGTTGCTAAACAACTTGGAGCTACTGATTTTCAAATTTTAAAAAAAATTACAATTCCATTAATAAAAAGAAATATTTTAGCTGGTATGGTTCTATCTTTTGGAAGAGCTATGGGGGAGTTTGGAGCTACTCTTATGCTTGCTGGAAATATTCCAAATAAAACTCAAACTATTTCTATGGCCATTTATTCAGCTGTTGAAAGTGGTGACTCTCAAACAGCTAATTTTTTTCTTGGAATTATTTTAATAATTAGTTTTTTAGTAATGATAGTTTACAATTATTTATTTCAAAAAGAAAGGAAAATATATGAAAAAAATTAA
- a CDS encoding hydratase produces MVKLYESGIYLLNGKEIVTESNVSKEEAKKGTIAYSILESHNKNEDMKNLKMKFDAMASHDITFVGIIQTAKASGMKKFPIPYVLTNCHNSLCAVGGTINEDDHMFGLSAAKKYGGIYVPPHIAVIHQFMREKFAGCGKMILGSDSHTRYGALGTIAIGEGGGELVKQLLKQTYDIAYPEVIAVYLDGKAKPWVGPQDIALAIIGAVFKKGYVKNKIVEFVGPGVSTMTTDFRNGIDVMTTETACLSSIWRTDKDTREFLKLHGREDEYKELNPKDIAYYDGCVYVDLNTVKPMIALPFHPSNVYEIDELNKNPYEILKKVEEEAESLTGKRILSLTDKIVDGKIMVQQGIIAGCAGGNYTNLVEAVNYLEGKSCGNGEFSLSVYPSSQPVFTDLLKKGVITDLTNSGVIIRTAFCGPCFGAGDTPTNNGLSIRHTTRNFPNREGSKPGVGQMSAVALMDARSIAATAANGGILTSAETLYKEHNIPEYNYDETSYKNRVYYGFNKGNYEEELKYGPNIKDWPEMDKLSDNILLKVCSKIMDPVTTTDELIPSGETSSYRSNPLGLAEFTLSRRDPNYVTKAKNIRKLEDERKNNTEDKELIEVVKKIKKIPGQGEITLKDIQIGSTIYAVKPGDGSAREQAASCQRVLGALANICEEYATKRYRSNLINWGMLPFQMKETPVFDVDDYIYIPNIKEMLKGDMKEIPAYVLGNDIQEIILYISNLTETEKEIIKAGCLINFNRK; encoded by the coding sequence ATGGTTAAACTTTATGAAAGTGGTATTTATTTATTAAATGGGAAAGAAATTGTAACAGAAAGTAATGTTTCTAAAGAAGAGGCAAAAAAAGGAACTATAGCTTATTCTATTTTAGAATCTCATAATAAAAATGAGGATATGAAGAATTTAAAAATGAAATTTGATGCAATGGCATCTCATGATATAACTTTTGTAGGGATAATACAAACAGCAAAAGCATCAGGAATGAAAAAATTTCCGATTCCTTATGTTTTAACAAATTGTCATAATTCTCTTTGTGCTGTAGGAGGGACTATAAATGAGGATGACCATATGTTTGGTTTATCAGCAGCCAAAAAATATGGTGGAATATATGTACCACCACATATAGCAGTTATTCATCAATTTATGAGAGAAAAATTTGCTGGATGTGGAAAAATGATTTTAGGTTCTGACTCACATACAAGATATGGAGCTCTTGGTACAATAGCAATAGGAGAAGGTGGAGGAGAATTAGTAAAACAACTTCTAAAACAAACTTATGATATAGCATATCCAGAAGTTATAGCTGTTTACTTAGATGGAAAAGCAAAACCTTGGGTTGGACCTCAAGATATTGCTTTAGCGATAATAGGAGCAGTATTTAAAAAAGGATATGTAAAAAATAAAATAGTAGAATTTGTAGGACCAGGAGTTAGTACTATGACAACTGACTTTAGAAATGGTATTGATGTTATGACTACAGAAACTGCATGTTTATCTTCTATTTGGAGAACAGATAAAGATACTAGAGAATTTTTAAAATTACACGGAAGAGAGGATGAATATAAAGAATTAAATCCAAAAGATATAGCATACTATGATGGATGTGTTTATGTAGACTTAAATACAGTAAAACCTATGATTGCACTACCATTTCATCCAAGTAATGTTTATGAAATAGACGAACTTAATAAAAATCCTTATGAAATTCTTAAGAAAGTTGAGGAAGAAGCAGAAAGTTTAACAGGAAAGAGAATTCTTTCTCTAACTGATAAAATAGTTGATGGAAAAATTATGGTTCAACAAGGAATAATAGCAGGATGTGCAGGAGGAAATTATACTAATTTAGTAGAAGCTGTAAATTATTTAGAAGGAAAAAGTTGTGGAAATGGAGAATTTTCTCTTTCTGTATATCCTTCTTCTCAACCAGTTTTTACAGATTTACTAAAAAAAGGTGTAATAACAGATTTAACAAATTCTGGTGTTATAATTAGAACAGCATTTTGTGGACCTTGTTTTGGGGCAGGAGATACTCCAACAAATAATGGATTAAGTATTCGTCATACAACAAGAAACTTCCCTAATAGAGAAGGTTCAAAACCAGGAGTAGGACAAATGTCAGCAGTAGCACTTATGGATGCTAGATCTATTGCTGCAACAGCTGCAAATGGAGGAATATTAACATCAGCAGAAACTCTTTACAAAGAACACAATATTCCAGAATATAATTATGATGAAACTTCTTATAAAAATAGAGTATATTATGGATTTAATAAAGGAAATTATGAAGAGGAATTAAAGTATGGGCCAAATATAAAAGATTGGCCAGAAATGGATAAATTATCAGATAATATTCTTTTAAAAGTATGTTCTAAAATAATGGATCCAGTAACTACTACAGATGAGTTAATACCTTCTGGAGAAACTTCATCATATCGTTCAAATCCATTAGGACTTGCTGAATTTACTTTATCAAGAAGAGACCCTAATTATGTAACTAAAGCAAAAAATATTAGAAAATTAGAGGATGAAAGAAAAAATAATACTGAAGATAAAGAATTAATTGAAGTGGTTAAAAAAATAAAGAAAATACCAGGACAAGGAGAAATAACATTAAAAGATATTCAAATAGGAAGTACTATTTATGCTGTAAAACCAGGAGATGGGTCAGCTAGAGAACAAGCTGCTTCATGTCAAAGAGTTTTGGGAGCATTAGCAAATATTTGTGAAGAGTATGCTACAAAACGTTATCGTTCTAATTTAATTAACTGGGGAATGCTTCCTTTCCAAATGAAGGAAACTCCTGTATTTGATGTAGATGATTATATATATATTCCTAATATAAAAGAAATGTTAAAGGGTGATATGAAAGAAATACCAGCTTATGTATTAGGAAATGATATTCAAGAAATTATTTTATATATTTCTAATTTAACTGAAACAGAAAAAGAAATTATAAAAGCAGGGTGTTTAATTAATTTTAATAGAAAATAA
- a CDS encoding SLC13 family permease, with product MISFLIVLAIAISIALGYKTKINTGLFAIGFAYLIGCFMLDLSASKVIVMWPIKIFFVIFSVSLFYNFPMTNGTLEKLSQHMLYKTRKVPHLLPFAIFFSATLIAGLGAGYFTVLAFFGPLTLILCERTGLSKLTGALAVNYGSLAGANFMTSASGIIFKGLIENAGYQDSFSYTTTIFISTIIIPIVVLSILILKDKYKMSGNKNLDIEVPEKFDVIQKTTLKLIFTMVFLVLIFPILNTMFPTNEIIKFINSKLDIGLVAIIFTIIAFLMKLGKEKEIIAKVPWNTLIMICGVGMLISVAIKAGTIEILSSWIGTNIPKFLIPIILCIVGGIMSSFSSTLGVVAPALFPIVPSIAEATELNPTILFVAIIVGAQATSISPFSSGGSLILGAATEEERDGLFGELLFKGTPLALISSTIFSIILSIII from the coding sequence ATGATAAGTTTTTTAATTGTTTTAGCAATAGCTATATCTATTGCTTTAGGATACAAAACTAAAATAAATACAGGCCTTTTTGCTATAGGGTTTGCTTATTTAATAGGATGTTTTATGCTTGATCTAAGTGCGTCAAAAGTAATAGTTATGTGGCCAATAAAAATTTTCTTTGTTATTTTTTCAGTTTCATTATTTTATAACTTTCCAATGACAAATGGAACATTAGAAAAATTATCTCAACATATGTTATATAAGACTAGAAAAGTACCACATTTATTACCATTTGCTATTTTCTTTTCAGCTACTTTAATAGCAGGATTAGGGGCAGGATATTTTACAGTATTAGCTTTTTTTGGACCTTTAACATTAATATTATGTGAAAGAACAGGATTAAGTAAATTAACAGGAGCATTAGCTGTAAATTATGGTTCTTTAGCAGGGGCTAATTTTATGACTAGTGCTAGTGGGATAATTTTTAAAGGACTTATAGAAAATGCAGGATATCAAGATTCTTTTTCATATACAACAACTATTTTTATTTCTACTATTATAATACCAATTGTAGTATTAAGTATTTTAATTTTAAAAGATAAATATAAAATGTCAGGGAATAAGAATTTAGATATTGAAGTGCCAGAAAAATTTGATGTAATACAAAAGACTACATTAAAATTAATATTTACAATGGTATTTTTAGTTTTAATATTTCCTATATTAAATACTATGTTTCCAACAAATGAAATTATAAAATTTATAAATTCAAAATTAGATATAGGTTTAGTAGCAATAATATTTACAATAATAGCATTTTTAATGAAATTAGGAAAAGAAAAAGAAATAATAGCAAAAGTTCCATGGAATACTCTTATTATGATTTGTGGTGTAGGAATGTTAATATCAGTGGCTATAAAAGCAGGAACTATAGAAATACTTTCTAGTTGGATAGGAACTAATATACCAAAATTTTTAATACCAATAATTCTTTGTATTGTAGGAGGAATAATGTCTTCATTTAGTAGTACTTTAGGTGTTGTAGCACCAGCACTATTCCCTATTGTTCCATCAATAGCAGAAGCAACAGAGTTAAATCCTACTATTTTATTTGTAGCAATAATAGTTGGTGCTCAAGCTACTTCAATTTCTCCTTTCTCATCTGGAGGAAGTTTGATATTAGGAGCTGCTACAGAAGAAGAAAGAGATGGACTTTTTGGAGAACTTTTATTTAAAGGAACCCCTTTAGCGTTAATATCATCTACTATTTTTAGTATTATTTTAAGCATTATAATATAG
- the modA gene encoding molybdate ABC transporter substrate-binding protein, producing the protein MKKIFKFLLLFSIICFSVYSKDLKKEITISAAASLKEVMNELILKFQEENEDIQINLNLGGSGALKNQIIGGAPVDIVFFASQSDLDDLNSKGLVENNFHKNILKNRMVIAGQKEITSLEEILNHKIAIGTPETVPAGKYAKEILINEKLWNKIQNNLIFSKDVRSAMQYVELSEVDFAFIYKTDAKLLKNSKISYVIPENLHKPIIYSYGIIKDKASDETIKFYEFLSSQEAQKYYEKYNFEMAEK; encoded by the coding sequence ATGAAAAAAATTTTTAAATTCCTATTATTATTTAGTATTATTTGTTTTTCTGTTTATTCTAAAGATTTAAAAAAAGAGATTACTATAAGTGCTGCTGCTAGCCTTAAAGAAGTAATGAATGAATTAATATTAAAATTTCAAGAAGAAAATGAAGATATTCAAATTAACTTAAATCTTGGTGGGTCTGGTGCTTTAAAAAATCAAATTATTGGTGGAGCTCCTGTAGATATTGTTTTCTTTGCTTCTCAAAGTGATTTAGATGACCTTAATTCTAAAGGTTTAGTAGAAAATAATTTTCATAAAAACATTTTAAAAAATAGAATGGTTATTGCTGGGCAAAAAGAAATAACTTCACTAGAAGAAATTTTAAATCATAAAATAGCTATAGGTACTCCTGAAACTGTTCCAGCTGGAAAATATGCAAAAGAAATTTTAATAAATGAAAAACTATGGAACAAAATTCAAAATAATCTTATTTTTTCAAAAGATGTTAGAAGTGCTATGCAATATGTAGAATTATCTGAAGTCGATTTTGCTTTTATATATAAAACTGATGCTAAACTTCTAAAAAACTCTAAAATTTCTTATGTTATTCCAGAAAATTTACATAAACCAATAATTTATAGTTATGGAATTATTAAAGATAAAGCTTCTGATGAAACTATAAAATTCTATGAATTTTTATCATCTCAAGAAGCTCAAAAATATTATGAAAAATATAATTTTGAAATGGCAGAAAAATAG